In Harmonia axyridis chromosome X, icHarAxyr1.1, whole genome shotgun sequence, a single window of DNA contains:
- the LOC123685637 gene encoding NAD-dependent protein deacylase sirtuin-5, mitochondrial-like isoform X2, protein MFSSNFIIELFKMPRKNKKNIKFISNYALFRKVADDAQKIVVLTGAGISAESGIPVFRGSVGLWRTYNAKTLATPNAFANFPSLVWQFYSYRREVAFNAEPNKAHLALAKYEEKCIREKRKFSIITQNVDGLHHKAGSKKVIELHGTLRKVKCTKCSYVYENLDVPICEALRGLGSSESLQKELPIVKVEDLPKCIKCNSLLRPFIVWFGEYLDPEIMEEYRRLVEESHLIIVIGTSFMAHPIFVQTIKAKCVPVAEFNINECRTSEAFKIPLKVCRLGKC, encoded by the exons ATGTTTTCTTCgaatttcattattgaattattcaaaatgcccagaaaaaacaaaaaaaatataaaattcataaGCAATTATGCTTTATTTCGTAAAGTGGCAGACGACGCCCAAAAAATAGTTGTTCTAACTGGAGCCGGAATATCTGCTGAATCAGGTATACCAGTATTTCGAGGATCTGTTGGTTTATGGAGAACTTATAATGCGAAAACGCTAGCAACCCCAAATGCCTTTGCGAATTTTCCATCTCTTGTATGGCAGTTTTATAGTTATAGGAGGGAAGTAGCATTCAATGCCGAGCCTAACAAG GCGCATTTGGCTTTAGCCAAATATGAGGAAAAATGTATTAGAGAAAAACggaaattttccataattacCCAAAATGTGGATGGACTTCATCACAAAGCTGGTTCCAAGAAGGTGATTGAACTACATGGTACACTCAGAAAAGTGAAATGTACCAAATGCAGCTATGTTTATGAAAATTTGGATGTACCTATATGTGAAGCCTTAAGAGGACTAGG AAGTTCTGAAAGTTTACAAAAAGAACTACCAATCGTCAAGGTGGAAGACTTACCAAAATGTATCAAGTGTAATTCTCTGTTGAGACCTTTCATTGTCTGGTTTGGAGAATATCTTGATCCTGAGATTATGGAAGAATATC GGCGTTTGGTTGAAGAAAGCCATCTCATTATTGTGATTGGCACTTCTTTCATGGCACACCCAATATTTGTTCAAACCATCAAAGCAAAGTGTGTTCCAGTTGCAGAATTCAACATAAATGAATGTCGTACTTCAGAAGCATTCAA aattccCCTCAAAGTGTGCAGACTGGGTAAATGCTGA
- the LOC123685635 gene encoding DNA polymerase alpha catalytic subunit-like — translation MDNENLDYHSCDNSHIDINELSKEFNAEEFAKSLLPKSDNYESEETFYGDFLDDLEKKIESGQIPSVTPNNFDNFRTWSNIKFKQKQVPLITKKTITDNSANVTEPEVVKYQTEVPMENIEGRNIKSILNNFLNEEKKSKDLISNLKFNHDPVDLPLIQSANKKFFRFYYIDAYEKLFGGEATVYLFGKTYCHHCGSYKSCCAVVSPLQRKLFVLPRQCITDENGENIPDRATSVIDEFYNLALKPLNIKKFNYRFIKKKILGESFFPAEKILLEIEYSAYYPAVESKLQGSTFSKIFGAKNNCFENFLLDKCIRGPCWLDISNSKKAVKAKTWCYFEVSCSTEDISLCESINKSSSPPLTLLSYHIRSVNQSNNIALLSWAVNFNYEIWKENSTVIEEQTYCALTFVGCNVGEFELPEISNGLRRTKIQKLNSEKDMLIYFLREFNKIDPDIVVGYDIENKDFHKFIDRLESLQIEDCNKLGKFKVLSANSELRRYLFSGRLLCDLRYLAKEFSLSRNYELNELYEKFLNINKEQRWAPELEETCFLSGKMETKKFLEILFISLTEPLHMLKLVSKTNIIPLSVKLTQICGNVLSQTFNASITDRCEYLLLHAFHEQNFIPPNKKYKKKTIDIEEDEILLGGLVLEPQVGFYNNYILLMDFESLYPSIIHEYNICISHNGADNSNSTDPPSGILPKLMGYFIQERRMVKDKMKSLNNDSTIFYRYQIYQTALKLSANSIYGCLGYHNFRFNALSVAQKVTAQGRKILGNTASLLENEGYDIIYGDTDSLMVNTHSIDLGYVKEVGRRIEEMVNANFSSIKLRIDSIFKKLLMIAKKKYAGIAVVHDNDVRILKGLDIIRYDWPDCVCEIGKIVIDIILSDDTLFEKHTKIKELLRQTKTKLSKNDIPIETLVMTKYLTQDPLSYSQETSLPHVQVARRCNEKCLFDFKIGDAVSFVMCCDKQGTFSRKAYHLKELKCMNDWIIDGSYYLRKQVLPFVSKICSSIALNNWEIEQCLGKENQPPKNKQLKFNEKKFERRNPFIFNCPKCGELNTIDTNDNQEILDKCQNVQCDFCPLDNLSYLKNMLVVTINGYIQKYYKCELKCTNVNCTFRTFRIPLCYSKENNSCTVCTKGAMVQVFNECDLFLQLAYFKYIFRSALCSTFNEQKKVACNSLLQSIQYYEELSGFLSVDLTKIFINL, via the exons ATGGATAATGAAAATTTAGATTACCATTCTTGTGATAATTCGCATATAGATATCAACGAGTTGAGTAAGGAATTTAATGCTGAAGAATTTGCCAAAAGTCTTCTACCAAAAAGTGATAATTATGAATCAG aaGAAACGTTCTATGGAGATTTTTTGGATGATCTGGAAAAAAAGATTGAGAGTGGCCAAATTCCGTCTGTTACACCTAacaattttgacaattttcgTACTTGgtcaaatataaaattcaagcaa AAACAAGTTCCTTTAATTACAAAGAAGACGATAACTGACAACTCTGCTAATGTTACTGAACCCGAAGTAGTAAAATATCAAACAGAAG ttcCAATGGAAAACATTGAGGGCAGGAATATAAAAagcattttgaataattttttaaatgaagaaaaaaaatctaaagatCTCATTTCAAACTTGAAATTCAACCATGATCCTGTGGATTTACCGCTTATTCAATCTGCTAATAAGAAG ttttttagattttattatattgatgcCTATGAAAAACTTTTTGGAGGAGAAGCAACAGTATATTTGTTTGGTAAAACTTATTGTCATCACTGTGGATCTTATAAATCCTGTTGTGCAGTTGTGAGTCCTCTTCAAAGAAAACTCTTTGTGTTACCAAGGCAATGT ATTACAGATGAAAATGGAGAGAATATCCCAGATAGGGCAACTTCAGTTATAGACGAATTCTATAACCTTGCTCTGAAGcctttgaatataaaaaaatttaattatagatTCATTAAAAAGAAGATTTTGGGGGAATCATTTTTTCCAGccgaaaaaattttattagaaattgaGTActct GCTTATTATCCTGCCGTTGAAAGCAAATTACAAGGATCaacattttccaaaatttttggtgcaaaaaataattgttttgaaaattttttgttggatAAATGTATAAGAGGTCCTTGTTGGCTGGATATTTCCAACTCAAAAAAGGCTGTTAAAGCAAAGacttggtgttattttgaagtatcatgTTCAACAGAAGATATATCATTATGTGAAAGTATTAATAAATCATCAAGTCCACCTTTAACACTTCTATCATACCATATTAGAAGTGTTAACCAAAGTAACAATATTGCTCTTTTGTCTTGGGCTGTgaatttcaattatgaaatttgGAAAGAAAATTCTACTGTTATAGAAGAACAAACTTATTGTG CCTTGACTTTTGTCGGTTGTAATGTAGGCGAGTTTGAACTACCTGAAATTTCCAATGGTTTAAGGAGGactaaaattcaaaaactgaaTTCTGAAAAAGATatgttgatatattttttgaggGAATTCAACAAAATAGACCCTGACATTGTAGTTGGTtatgatattgaaaataaagattttcATAAGTTTATTGATCGCTTAGAATCACTACAAATCGAAGATTGTAATAAATTGGGAAAGTTTAAAGTTTTATCAGCCAACTCGGAATTAAGGAGATATTTATTTAGTGGCCGACTTTTATGTGATCTGAGATATTTAGCCAAAGAATTTTCCCTTTCCAGAAACTATGAATTGAATGAGTTGTATGAAAAATTTCTTAATATAAATAAAGAACAGAGATGGGCGCCAGAATTAGAAGAAACATGTTTTTTAAGTGGGAAAATGGAAACAAAAAAGTTTTTAGAAATTCTCTTTATTTCTTTAACTGAACCTTTACATATGCTTAAGTTGGTTTCAAAAACTAATATTATTCCTCTTTCTGTGAAACTTACGCAGATATGCGGTAATGTGTTATCCCAAACCTTCAATGCAAGTATAACTGATAGATGCGAATACTTGCTATTACATGCATTCCATGAACAAAATTTCATACCACCCAATAAAAAGTACAAAAAGAAAACAATAGACATAGAGGAAGATGAAATATTGTTAGGCGGTTTAGTTCTAGAACCCCAAGTTGGattctataataattatatattgcTGATGGATTTTGAATCTTTATACCCTAGCATTATCCATGAATATAATATATGCATATCTCATAATGGGGCTGATAATTCAAATAGTACTGATCCACCTTCAGGGATATTACCAAAACTGATGGGCTATTTCATACAAGAAAGGAGAATGGTTAAGGATAAAATGAAAAGTTTAAATAATGATTCCACTATTTTTTACCGTTATCAAATTTATCAGACTGCTTTAAAGTTGTCTGCTAACAGCATATATGGTTGTTTAGGTTACCATAACTTTCGTTTTAATGCTCTATCAGTTGCTCAGAAGGTTACAGCACAAGGTCGAAAAATTTTGGGCAATACTGCCTCTCTACTTGAGAATGAAGGATATGATATTATCTATGGAGATACCGATAGCTTGATGGTAAATACACATAGTATAGACTTGGGATATGTGAAAGAAGTTGGTCGAAGAATAGAAGAAATGGTAAATgccaatttttcttcaataaaactAAGGATTGACTCGATATTCAAGAAGTTATTGATGATCGCGAAAAAGAAATATGCGGGTATTGCTGTAGTCCATGACAATGATGTGAGAATTCTTAAAGGTTTAGATATAATAAGATATGATTGGCCTGATTGCGTTTgcgaaattggaaaaattgtcaTAGATATAATATTAAGCGATGATACTCTTTTtgaaaaacatacaaaaataaaGGAGCTACTAAgacaaacaaaaacaaaattgtcGAAAAACGACATTCCTATAGAAACATTGGTAATGACTAAATACTTAACGCAAGATCCATTGAGTTATTCCCAAGAAACAAGTTTACCCCATGTGCAAGTAGCTCGGAGATGTAACGAGAAATGTCTTTTTGATTTCAAGATTGGTGATGCCGTATCCTTCGTAATGTGTTGTGATAAGCAGGGAACTTTCTCCCGAAAAGCTTATCATTTGAAGGAATTGAAATGCATGAATGATTGGATTATTGATGGTTcatattacttacgaaaacaAGTACTACCATTTGTATCAAAGATTTGTTCGTCTATTGCACTGAATAATTGGGAAATTGAACAGTGTTTAGGCAAGGAAAATCAACCTCCAAAAAATAAACAACTTAAATTTAATGAAAAGAAATTCGAAAGGAGAAatccatttattttcaattgtccAAAATGTGGTGAACTAAACACAATTGATACAAATGATAATCAAGAAATTTTGGATAAATGCCAGAATGTACAATGTGATTTTTGTCCTTTAGATAATCTCAGTTATCTGAAAAATATGTTGGTAGTAACTATTAACGGCTACATACAAAAATACTATAAATGTGAATTGAAGTGTACTAATGTGAATTGTACATTCAGAACATTTAGGATACCACTATgctattcaaaagaaaataacagTTGTACTGTTTGCACTAAAGGAGCAATGGTCCAAGTATTCAATGAATGTGATCTGTTTCTTCAATTGgcatattttaaatatattttcagaAGTGCATTAT GTTCCACTTTCaatgaacagaaaaaagtcgcctGCAATTCTTTACTACAATCAATTCAGTATTACGAAGAGCTTTCTGGTTTTCTCTCAgttgatttaacaaaaattttcattaatttataa
- the LOC123685637 gene encoding NAD-dependent protein deacylase sirtuin-5, mitochondrial-like isoform X3, with product MFSSNFIIELFKMPRKNKKNIKFISNYALFRKVADDAQKIVVLTGAGISAESGIPVFRGSVGLWRTYNAKTLATPNAFANFPSLVWQFYSYRREVAFNAEPNKAHLALAKYEEKCIREKRKFSIITQNVDGLHHKAGSKKVIELHGTLRKVKCTKCSYVYENLDVPICEALRGLGSSESLQKELPIVKVEDLPKCIKCNSLLRPFIVWFGEYLDPEIMEEYLCFIYFQGVWLKKAISLL from the exons ATGTTTTCTTCgaatttcattattgaattattcaaaatgcccagaaaaaacaaaaaaaatataaaattcataaGCAATTATGCTTTATTTCGTAAAGTGGCAGACGACGCCCAAAAAATAGTTGTTCTAACTGGAGCCGGAATATCTGCTGAATCAGGTATACCAGTATTTCGAGGATCTGTTGGTTTATGGAGAACTTATAATGCGAAAACGCTAGCAACCCCAAATGCCTTTGCGAATTTTCCATCTCTTGTATGGCAGTTTTATAGTTATAGGAGGGAAGTAGCATTCAATGCCGAGCCTAACAAG GCGCATTTGGCTTTAGCCAAATATGAGGAAAAATGTATTAGAGAAAAACggaaattttccataattacCCAAAATGTGGATGGACTTCATCACAAAGCTGGTTCCAAGAAGGTGATTGAACTACATGGTACACTCAGAAAAGTGAAATGTACCAAATGCAGCTATGTTTATGAAAATTTGGATGTACCTATATGTGAAGCCTTAAGAGGACTAGG AAGTTCTGAAAGTTTACAAAAAGAACTACCAATCGTCAAGGTGGAAGACTTACCAAAATGTATCAAGTGTAATTCTCTGTTGAGACCTTTCATTGTCTGGTTTGGAGAATATCTTGATCCTGAGATTATGGAAGAATATC TATGTTTTATATACTTTCAGGGCGTTTGGTTGAAGAAAGCCATCTCATTATTGTGA
- the LOC123685637 gene encoding NAD-dependent protein deacylase sirtuin-5, mitochondrial-like isoform X1 has protein sequence MFSSNFIIELFKMPRKNKKNIKFISNYALFRKVADDAQKIVVLTGAGISAESGIPVFRGSVGLWRTYNAKTLATPNAFANFPSLVWQFYSYRREVAFNAEPNKAHLALAKYEEKCIREKRKFSIITQNVDGLHHKAGSKKVIELHGTLRKVKCTKCSYVYENLDVPICEALRGLGSSESLQKELPIVKVEDLPKCIKCNSLLRPFIVWFGEYLDPEIMEEYRRLVEESHLIIVIGTSFMAHPIFVQTIKAKCVPVAEFNINECRTSEAFKFYFPGPCTATLPEALGVEL, from the exons ATGTTTTCTTCgaatttcattattgaattattcaaaatgcccagaaaaaacaaaaaaaatataaaattcataaGCAATTATGCTTTATTTCGTAAAGTGGCAGACGACGCCCAAAAAATAGTTGTTCTAACTGGAGCCGGAATATCTGCTGAATCAGGTATACCAGTATTTCGAGGATCTGTTGGTTTATGGAGAACTTATAATGCGAAAACGCTAGCAACCCCAAATGCCTTTGCGAATTTTCCATCTCTTGTATGGCAGTTTTATAGTTATAGGAGGGAAGTAGCATTCAATGCCGAGCCTAACAAG GCGCATTTGGCTTTAGCCAAATATGAGGAAAAATGTATTAGAGAAAAACggaaattttccataattacCCAAAATGTGGATGGACTTCATCACAAAGCTGGTTCCAAGAAGGTGATTGAACTACATGGTACACTCAGAAAAGTGAAATGTACCAAATGCAGCTATGTTTATGAAAATTTGGATGTACCTATATGTGAAGCCTTAAGAGGACTAGG AAGTTCTGAAAGTTTACAAAAAGAACTACCAATCGTCAAGGTGGAAGACTTACCAAAATGTATCAAGTGTAATTCTCTGTTGAGACCTTTCATTGTCTGGTTTGGAGAATATCTTGATCCTGAGATTATGGAAGAATATC GGCGTTTGGTTGAAGAAAGCCATCTCATTATTGTGATTGGCACTTCTTTCATGGCACACCCAATATTTGTTCAAACCATCAAAGCAAAGTGTGTTCCAGTTGCAGAATTCAACATAAATGAATGTCGTACTTCAGAAGCATTCAA GTTTTACTTTCCTGGACCTTGTACTGCTACCCTACCAGAGGCATTAGGGGTGGAGTTATAA